Proteins encoded within one genomic window of Rossellomorea vietnamensis:
- a CDS encoding GNAT family N-acetyltransferase, producing MKKNQVKIAELNAENWYECCQLELSLEQQEFIESNAISIAQSKFETTLKPFAIYFEDKIVGFLMFNSVPEELDAYWVYRIMVDKNYQGKGIGKAATDLMMNEMVETYGINKIIVGYHPENHGAHRLYASLGFVDHGDRFGREMAVVKEVTIN from the coding sequence TTGAAGAAGAATCAAGTGAAAATCGCAGAATTAAACGCAGAAAATTGGTACGAATGTTGTCAACTGGAACTTTCCCTGGAGCAACAGGAATTTATTGAGTCTAATGCCATTTCGATTGCTCAATCGAAATTCGAAACTACCTTAAAACCATTCGCCATTTATTTTGAAGATAAAATCGTCGGGTTTTTAATGTTCAACTCTGTACCTGAAGAACTGGATGCTTATTGGGTTTACAGAATCATGGTGGATAAAAATTATCAAGGCAAAGGGATCGGAAAAGCCGCAACAGATCTGATGATGAATGAAATGGTAGAAACCTATGGTATAAATAAAATCATAGTAGGATATCATCCTGAAAACCATGGTGCTCACCGCTTATACGCGAGTCTGGGGTTCGTCGATCACGGTGACCGATTTGGCAGGGAAATGGCGGTTGTGAAAGAAGTAACGATTAACTAA